Proteins found in one Miscanthus floridulus cultivar M001 chromosome 4, ASM1932011v1, whole genome shotgun sequence genomic segment:
- the LOC136551989 gene encoding probable galacturonosyltransferase 4 — MLRRRRWCRGAVLLLLLASVLAPLVLYGGSPVSVAPLPDSTVASGAFDPEGASNLVWPHMAASAVSLAKDLIIERLGEHKNRVLSATDGWQVVEAGSGGRASGKSDTAAVREEHELRRAEEEGDPVAVGNGRGQDGVIKEVVGSQGREDGSGEPGDSREVGEQNGKEVGIELPHATGVVHKNGSDGLEMNEVSGLRAVGILNSSSIKESATHSLSNKTREQQTSASNSNTAHHATNSIAGQTTTSSDATIHVIKDQLTKAKMYLGLFASRGNHGFARELHAQMRDIQRALGDATSDRQLPQNVHSKIRAMDQTLVRVRKIHDSCSSAVNRIKTVLHSTEQQLESNKRKANYLAQVAAKSLPKGLHCLTLRLTNEYYFTNSKNKDFPYVEKLEDPKLYHYALFSDNVLATAVVVNSTLVHAKKPENHVFHIVTDRLNYAAMKVWFLANPLGKAAIQVQNIEEFTWLNSSYSPVLKQLETQFMIDYYFRTGHARHDENPKFRNPKYLSILNHLRFYLPEIFPKLNKVLFLDDDIVVQRDLSALWLVDLKGKVNGAVETCRQAFHRFDKYLNFSNPLIAKNFDPHACGWAYGMNMFDLSEWRKQNITEVYHTWQKLNENRLLWKLGTLPVGLVTFWNRTFPLDHLWHQLGLGYNPNVNEKDIRRAAVIHYNGNLKPWLEIGLPKYRKYWSAHVNYDQVFLRECNINP, encoded by the exons ATGCTGCGGCGCCGCCGGTGGTGCCGGGGCGCGGTGCTGCTGCTCCTTCTCGCGTCGGTGCTCGCGCCCCTCGTGCTGTACGGCGGCTCCCCCGTCTCGGTCGCGCCCCTCCCGGACTCCACCG TGGCGAGCGGCGCGTTCGACCCGGAGGGCGCGTCCAATCTGGTGTGGCCGCACATGGCAGCGTCCGCGGTGTCTCTGGCCAAAG ATTTGATAATTGAAAGGCTTGGGGAGCACAAAAACCGTGTGCTATCGGCAACTGATGGCTGGCAAGTGGTTGAGGCAGGTAGCGGGGGCCGTGCATCTGGAAAATCAGATACTGCTGCGGTCAGGGAGGAGCATGAGCTGCGGAGGGCGGAAGAGGAAGGTGACCCGGTTGCCGTGGGGAATGGCAGGGGGCAGGACGGCGTCATTAAGGAGGTTGTGGGAAGCCAGGGAAGGGAAGATGGATCTGGTGAGCCCGGGGATAGCAGGGAGGTTGGGGAGCAGAACGGAAAAGAAGTTGGGATAGAGTTGCCTCACGCAACTGGCGTGGTGCACAAAAATGGGTCAGATGGACTAGAAATGAACGAAGTTTCTGGACTGCGCGCTGTTGGAATCCTGAATTCATCTTCTATCAAG GAAAGTGCTACTCATAGTTTATCCAACAAGACTAGAGAGCAACAAACAAGTGCAAGTAACAGTAACACTGCTCACCATGCAACAAATAGTATTGCTGGTCAAACCACAACTTCGTCAGATGCTACAATCCACGTCATCAAGGACCAGCTAACAAAAGCAAAGATGTACCTTGGACTGTTTGCTTCTAGGGGTAATCATGGCTTCGCAAGGGAGCTCCATGCACAGATGAGGGATATACAACGAGCACTAGGCGATGCGACCAGTGATCGGCAATTACCTCAGAA TGTCCACAGCAAAATTAGAGCAATGGACCAGACATTGGTGAGGGTCAGGAAAATTCATGATAGTTGCTCTAGTGCTGTGAATAGGATCAAAACAGTCCTTCACTCAACAGAGCAGCAACTCGAATCAAACAAAAGGAAAGCTAACTATCTAGCGCAagtggcagcaaaatctctaccCAAGGGTCTCCATTGCCTTACACTGCGGCTTACAAATGAGTACTATTTTACCAACTCAAAGAATAAGGACTTTCCCTACGTGGAGAAGCTGGAAGACCCCAAACTCTATCATTATGCCTTGTTTTCAGACAATGTATTGGCTACTGCAGTGGTTGTTAACTCAACTCTTGTCCATGCTAAG AAACCAGAAAACCATGTATTCCACATTGTGACAGATAGGCTTAACTATGCTGCGATGAAAGTGTGGTTCCTGGCTAATCCCTTGGGTAAAGCTGCTATTCAGGTTCAGAACATTGAAGAGTTTACATGGTTAAATTCAAGCTACAGTCCAGTTCTGAAGCAGTTGGAAACCCAGTTTATGATTGATTACTACTTCAGAACTGGGCATGCTAGGCATGATGAAAATCCCAAGTTTCGGAACCCCAAGTACTTGTCAATTCTCAACCATCTGAGATTCTATCTCCCTGAGATCTTCCCAAAGCTTAACAAGGTGTTATTTCTGGACGATGATATTGTAGTGCAGCGAGACCTAAGTGCGCTTTGGTTGGTAGATCTCAAAGGCAAGGTTAATGGTGCTGTCGAGACCTGTAGACAGGCATTCCATAGGTTTGATAAGTACCTCAACTTTTCAAACCCTCTTATtgccaagaattttgatccacaTGCTTGCGGTTGGGCATATGGTATGAACATGTTTGATTTGTCTGAGTGGAGAAAGCAAAACATCACTGAGGTCTACCATACCTGGCAGAAGTTG aatgaAAACAGGCTATTGTGGAAGCTAGGTACCCTCCCTGTTGGTCTTGTAACCTTCTGGAACCGCACGTTCCCTCTTGATCATTTGTGGCATCAATTAGGACTTGGGTACAACCCAAATGTCAACGAAAAGGATATTAGGCGAGCGGCCGTCATCCACTACAATGGAAACTTGAAGCCCTGGCTTGAGATTGGATTGCCCAAATACCGCAAGTACTGGTCAGCACACGTCAATTATGACCAAGTGTTTCTACGGGAGTGCAATATAAACCCGTGA
- the LOC136551986 gene encoding pentatricopeptide repeat-containing protein At3g24000, mitochondrial-like → MRKHLRLPFHHIRRRRTSKPYSSAAHLAAPFSFPSSSAASSSSSGLRELDLLHAGELAPTPRLYHSIITACAQSKNLAGGRAIHAHLSRSRLAGDAFLLNSLIHMYCKCGTVSDARHVFDGIPSRDVVSWTYLITGYVQNDMPAESLGLLPDMLRARFKPSGFTFTSLLKAAGACGGRGIGEQMHAFAVKYNWDEDVYVGSALLDMYARCQQMDMAISVFDRLDSRNEVSWNALIAGFARKGDGETTLMKFAEMQRNGFGATHFTYSSVFSALARIGALEQGRWVHAHMIKSGQKLSAFVGNTMLGMYAKSGSMVDARKVFDRVDQRDLVTWNTMLTAFAQYGLGKEAVAHFEEIRKCGIQLNHITFLSVLTACSHGGLVKEGKHYFDMMKDYNVQPEIDHYVSFVDLLGRAGLLKEALIFVFKMPMEPTAAVWGALLGACRMHKNAKIGQYAADHVFELDPDDTGPPVLLYNIYASTGQWNDAARVRKMMKATGVKKEPACSWVEIENSVHMFVADDNTHPKTEEIYRMWEEINMRIREAGYVPNTDHVLLHINEQERETKLQYHSEKIALAFALINMPAGATIRIMKNIRICGDCHSAFKYVSKVFKREIVVRDTNRFHHFSNGSCSCGDYW, encoded by the coding sequence atgaGAAAGCACCTCAGGCTTCCATTCCACCACATCCGCCGTCGCCGAACCTCCAAGCCCTACAGCTCGGCAGCTCACCTCGCCGCCCCCTTCTCCTTCCCCTCCagctccgccgcctcctcctcctcctccggcctcCGCGAACTCGACCTCCTGCACGCGGGCGAGCTCGCCCCGACCCCTCGCCTATACCACTCCATCATCACCGCGTGCGCACAATCTAAGAACCTCGCCGGTGGCCGTGCCATCCACGCGCACCTGTCCCGCTCCCGCCTCGCAGGCGATGCCTTCCTCCTCAACTCGCTCATCCACATGTACTGCAAGTGCGGCACCGTGTCGGACGCGCGCCACGTGTTCGACGGAATACCCAGCCGGGACGTGGTCTCATGGACCTACCTCATCACCGGGTATGTGCAGAACGACATGCCAGCAGAGTCCCTCGGGCTTCTACCCGACATGCTCAGGGCGCGGTTCAAGCCCAGCGGGTTCACGTTCACCAGCCTCCTCAAGGCGGCCGGCGCCTGCGGTGGCCGTGGCATTGGGGAGCAGATGCATGCGTTCGCTGTGAAGTACAACTGGGATGAGGATGTCTATGTGGGGAGTGCACTTCTGGACATGTATGCACGGTGTCAACAAATGGACATGGCCATTAGTGTGTTTGACCGGCTGGACTCGAGGAACGAGGTGTCCTGGAATGCGCTGATTGCTGGGTTTGCAAGGAAGGGCGATGGAGAGACCACGTTGATGAAGTTTGCAGAGATGCAGAGGAATGGGTTTGGGGCGACACACTTTACGTACTCGAGCGTGTTCTCTGCGCTTGCTCGTATAGGTGCTCTTGAGCAGGGCAGATGGGTGCATGCACATATGATTAAGTCTGGGCAGAAGCTAAGTGCCTTTGTCGGAAACACTATGCTTGGCATGTATGCAAAGTCCGGGAGCATGGTTGATGCTAGAAAGGTGTTTGATCGTGTGGATCAGAGGGATCTAGTTACTTGGAACACAATGCTCACTGCATTTGCACAGTATGGTCTTGGAAAGGAAGCGGTTGCTCATTTTGAGGAAATTAGAAAATGTGGCATCCAGCTTAATCACATCACCTTCCTTTCTGTCTTGACAGCTTGTAGTCACGGAGGCCTGGTTAAGGAGGGAAAGCACTACTTTGACATGATGAAGGACTATAATGTGCAGCCTGAGATCGATCATTATGTTAGCTTTGTTGATCTTCTTGGTCGAGCTGGCTTATTGAAAGAAGCTCTGATCTTTGTGTTTAAAATGCCCATGGAACCAACAGCTGCTGTTTGGGGAGCCTTGCTTGGGGCTTGCAGAATGCATAAGAATGCTAAAATAGGGCAATATGCAGCTGATCATGTCTTTGAACTTGATCCAGATGATACTGGTCCACCTGTGCTGTTGTACAACATATACGCTTCTACAGGTCAATGGAACGATGCTGCTAGAGTGAGGAAGATGATGAAGGCAACTGGTGTAAAGAAGGAGCCTGCATGCAGTTGGGTCGAGATTGAGAATTCGGTGCACATGTTTGTGGCAGATGACAATACTCATCCCAAAACAGAAGAGATATATAGGATGTGGGAGGAGATAAACATGAGGATTAGAGAAGCAGGGTATGTCCCCAATACAGATCATGTGCTTCTGCACATAAATGAGCAAGAGAGGGAGACGAAGTTGCAGTACCATAGCGAGAAGATCGCACTGGCATTTGCACTGATCAACATGCCTGCAGGGGCAACGATTCGGATCATGAAGAACATTAGGATATGTGGGGATTGCCACTCTGCATTTAAATATGTCTCCAAAGTATTCAAAAGGGAAATTGTTGTGAGGGACACTAACAGATTCCACCATTTCAGCAACGGCTCTTGTTCTTGTGGAGATTATTGGTGA
- the LOC136551987 gene encoding uncharacterized protein: MDQRPPERKAKRAREEDVHAAPLDFPFEEAAAAAGAGALGDVIGEASRRPPGVFQFPWQKCRGGLGVSASAAAGSSSWELRDVFFRSLVDGGAAAIGVPGDRLVSPPPGRRALLDGVDAWLAAAADDGEVDPVWRSALAHGPRRVGEDDDGRGPAPRMLRGRG, encoded by the coding sequence ATGGATCAGCGGCCGCCGGAGCGCAAGGCGAAGCGCGCGAGGGAGGAGGACGTCCATGCCGCGCCGCTGGACTTCCCCTTCGAggaggccgcggccgcggcgggtGCGGGGGCGTTGGGCGACGTCATCGGGGAGGCGTCGCGGCGGCCGCCGGGGGTGTTCCAGTTCCCCTGGCAGAAGTGCCGGGGCGGGCTGGGCGTGTCCGCCTCCGCCGCGGCGGGGTCGTCGTCGTGGGAGCTGCGCGACGTCTTCTTCCGCTCCCTCGTCGACGGGGGCGCCGCGGCCATCGGCGTGCCGGGGGACCGGCTGGTGTCGCCGCCGCCCGGCAGGCGCGCGCTCCTCGACGGCGTCGACGCGTGGCTCGCCGCGGCCGCCGACGACGGCGAGGTGGACCCGGTCTGGCGGTCCGCGCTAGCTCATGGCCCGCGGCGGGTCGGCGAGGATGACGACGGACGTGGGCCCGCCCCGCGCATGCTTCGCGGTCGCGGGTGA